One segment of Hippopotamus amphibius kiboko isolate mHipAmp2 chromosome 2, mHipAmp2.hap2, whole genome shotgun sequence DNA contains the following:
- the DEFB136 gene encoding defensin beta 136 gives MRLHLSGLLFLLVISLPSGNGLFGNDGVEVRTCTALGGKCFFGCKAGWEWVAFCHNVLSCCRKMRKHLPPQAQEP, from the exons ATGAGGCTCCATCTCTCTGGGTTACTCTTCCTCCTGGTGATCTCGTTGCCCTCAG GGAATGGCTTGTTTGGAAATGACGGCGTGGAAGTTCGTACTTGCACTGCGCTCGGTGGCAAATGTTTCTTCGGCTGTAAAGCAGGATGGGAATGGGTCGCATTCTGTCACAATGTATTGTCTTGTTgcagaaaaatgaggaaacatcTTCCCCCTCAGGCCCAGGAGCCATGA